In a genomic window of Aggregatimonas sangjinii:
- a CDS encoding PVC-type heme-binding CxxCH protein — protein sequence MSQKLLMHRPQLGILLLSSIFAFLGCSEEKTGLVEIQKDSSIVLIGNNLGSRMMNYGSFETELHLRYPDSTLHIRNLCDGGDTPGFRPHSGRNVPWAFEGAEKFQTELAQNSGSEGVFETPDQWLERLKADVVIAFFGYNESFAGDKGIDDYKNELKAFISHTRSQQYNSSTAPELILVSPIAYEDLSATYDLPDGKTQNRNLALYTSAMAEVCKDQNVDFVDVFHPSQEWFSENGPLTSDGFQLNENGYERLAQFLADRIFGEAAGLDSQKRADLKAAVKQKNFYWHNDYKIPNGVHVFGRRFAPYGQDNYPFEIEKIRQLTKIRDTLIWRTAQGKSFDLKAADANTTELPPVTTNYNLGNSDVSSNYLYGEAALESFELPEGYQIELFASESEFPDLANPVQISFDNKGRLWVAAMPSYPHHRPGDPPPNDKLLILEDTDGDGAADKQTTFADGLHLPIGFEIAPEGVYVSQGTNLKLLKDTNGDDKADIEEIILSGFDDHDTHHAISAFCADPSGAFYMAEGVFLHTNVETPYGPVRGTNGGFYRYAPQQKKLERVAQVSIPNPWGIAFDAWGQDFFLQTSGTKMNWMMPSTMKSIYGVATPLTEDLIEKKHQVRPTSGLEFVSSRHFPDEVQGDILLGNTIGFLGLKQHQINEEGTGYTTKHRQDLLTSSDANFRPVDIEFAPDGSLYLADWHNILVGHMQHNARDPLRDHSHGRIYRITYPSRPLVQRAFITGASIEILLDNLKLPEYRSRYRSRRELRARDAEKVSEAITSWCQNLDKTQSAYEHHLLEALWVSWGINKIDTELLQQLLAANDHRVRSAAVRALRYNYSRTDNSPSLFANSASDPHGRVRLEAIVASTWLAPEIGGKILDEAEKHPLDKWMIEAYDFARTRLSGATMSDNPVKLVASHLKGDDYEKFVKGKAIYETEGYCITCHQESGGGLQAGGYPTLVDQSWVLGSEERLIKLTLNGIYGPMDVMGIHYEGQVPMLAFRNILNDDEIAAVLTYVRNAFGNKASVIESETVKRVRAETEDKDGYWTADELLKQHPDK from the coding sequence ATGTCGCAAAAACTTTTAATGCACCGACCTCAGCTGGGAATTTTGCTATTGTCTTCAATTTTTGCCTTTCTCGGATGCTCTGAAGAAAAAACTGGTCTGGTCGAAATACAGAAAGATTCCAGCATCGTTCTTATCGGAAACAATCTAGGTTCCCGTATGATGAATTATGGCAGTTTTGAGACGGAGTTGCACTTGCGGTATCCCGACAGTACGCTTCACATCAGGAATTTGTGTGATGGTGGAGATACTCCTGGGTTTAGACCCCATTCCGGTAGAAATGTGCCATGGGCATTTGAAGGCGCAGAAAAATTCCAAACCGAATTGGCTCAAAATTCTGGTAGTGAAGGTGTTTTTGAAACGCCGGACCAATGGCTCGAACGGTTGAAAGCGGACGTGGTCATTGCTTTTTTTGGTTACAACGAATCTTTCGCGGGGGATAAAGGTATTGACGACTACAAGAATGAGCTGAAGGCATTTATATCCCATACTCGCTCACAACAGTATAACAGTTCTACCGCTCCCGAGCTGATTCTCGTATCACCCATTGCTTATGAGGATTTGTCCGCCACCTATGACCTACCCGATGGCAAAACCCAAAATCGAAACCTCGCCTTATATACTTCCGCAATGGCCGAAGTATGTAAAGACCAAAACGTTGATTTTGTAGACGTATTTCATCCTTCCCAAGAATGGTTTTCGGAAAACGGGCCGCTTACCTCCGATGGGTTTCAATTGAATGAAAACGGATACGAGCGGTTGGCGCAATTTTTAGCTGATAGAATTTTTGGTGAGGCGGCCGGATTGGATTCCCAAAAACGTGCCGACCTCAAAGCTGCGGTCAAGCAAAAGAACTTCTATTGGCACAACGATTATAAAATCCCGAACGGCGTACACGTTTTTGGAAGACGCTTTGCCCCCTATGGTCAGGACAATTACCCTTTTGAAATTGAAAAAATACGACAGCTAACCAAAATCAGGGACACTCTGATATGGCGTACTGCTCAAGGTAAATCATTTGATTTGAAAGCTGCCGACGCCAATACGACTGAGCTTCCCCCTGTAACGACCAACTACAACCTAGGGAACTCCGATGTATCCTCGAATTATCTGTACGGAGAAGCGGCCCTTGAAAGCTTCGAATTGCCGGAAGGTTACCAAATTGAGCTTTTCGCCTCGGAAAGTGAATTTCCCGATTTAGCAAATCCCGTTCAGATTTCATTCGATAACAAAGGGCGGCTATGGGTTGCGGCAATGCCATCCTATCCGCATCATAGACCGGGAGACCCACCACCTAACGACAAATTGCTTATTCTTGAGGATACTGACGGCGATGGTGCTGCCGATAAGCAAACTACTTTCGCCGACGGTTTACATCTTCCTATAGGATTTGAAATCGCTCCCGAAGGAGTTTATGTGAGTCAGGGCACGAACCTGAAACTGCTGAAAGATACCAATGGTGATGATAAAGCAGACATCGAGGAAATCATCCTCAGCGGCTTTGACGACCACGATACGCACCATGCCATTTCAGCATTTTGCGCCGACCCGTCCGGAGCTTTTTATATGGCCGAAGGGGTATTCCTGCACACGAATGTAGAGACCCCATACGGGCCAGTAAGGGGTACCAATGGCGGTTTTTATCGATATGCCCCGCAACAAAAAAAACTAGAACGTGTTGCGCAAGTGAGTATTCCCAATCCTTGGGGCATTGCCTTCGATGCTTGGGGACAGGACTTTTTCTTACAAACCTCTGGCACCAAAATGAATTGGATGATGCCCAGCACCATGAAGTCTATCTATGGTGTGGCGACACCCTTAACCGAAGATCTTATCGAAAAAAAGCATCAGGTACGGCCTACTTCTGGATTAGAGTTCGTATCGAGCAGGCATTTCCCGGATGAAGTGCAAGGGGATATCCTCTTGGGAAATACCATAGGCTTTTTGGGACTCAAACAACATCAAATTAACGAAGAGGGTACCGGATATACAACGAAGCACCGTCAAGACCTTTTGACCAGCAGCGACGCCAATTTCAGACCTGTCGATATCGAGTTTGCACCTGATGGCTCCCTTTATCTTGCCGATTGGCATAACATACTGGTAGGGCATATGCAACATAACGCCAGGGACCCTTTGCGTGATCATTCTCATGGGAGAATCTATCGCATTACCTATCCTTCAAGGCCACTAGTACAACGGGCATTCATAACGGGGGCGTCTATCGAAATCCTTTTGGACAACTTAAAACTACCCGAATACCGAAGCCGTTATCGTTCACGGCGCGAGTTACGTGCACGGGATGCCGAAAAAGTATCGGAAGCAATTACCTCTTGGTGTCAAAATCTCGACAAGACACAATCTGCGTACGAACATCATTTACTGGAAGCCCTTTGGGTCTCTTGGGGAATCAATAAAATCGATACGGAATTACTACAACAACTCCTTGCCGCCAATGACCATCGAGTGCGCTCCGCCGCGGTTCGGGCTTTGCGATACAATTACTCTAGAACCGACAACAGTCCATCCCTTTTTGCCAATTCAGCCAGCGATCCGCATGGGCGCGTGCGTTTGGAGGCTATTGTCGCATCCACATGGCTAGCCCCGGAAATTGGAGGTAAAATTTTAGACGAGGCTGAAAAACATCCTTTGGACAAATGGATGATCGAAGCCTACGACTTTGCCCGAACACGACTATCCGGCGCTACGATGAGCGATAATCCTGTCAAATTGGTTGCCTCTCATTTAAAAGGTGACGATTACGAAAAGTTTGTCAAAGGCAAGGCCATTTATGAAACCGAAGGTTATTGCATCACCTGCCATCAAGAAAGTGGCGGCGGATTACAGGCGGGAGGCTACCCGACTTTGGTAGACCAATCTTGGGTCTTGGGCAGTGAGGAACGTCTCATAAAATTAACATTGAACGGCATTTACGGCCCGATGGATGTCATGGGCATTCATTACGAGGGTCAAGTACCTATGTTGGCCTTTAGGAATATCCTAAATGATGACGAAATCGCCGCGGTGCTCACCTATGTGCGCAATGCATTCGGTAACAAAGCTTCTGTGATTGAAAGCGAAACGGTAAAGCGAGTCAGAGCGGAAACAGAGGATAAAGACGGTTATTGGACTGCCGACGAGCTCTTGAAACAACATCCCGACAAATAA